In Candidatus Electrothrix scaldis, the genomic window TGATATCAACCTGACTGGCGGCTACAACATGTGCAAATTCGCGGTCCAGCTGATGATGAAGCAAAAATACGGGCGCATCGTCTTTATCACCTCACCTATGGGACATCTCGGTTTTGCAGGCCAGGCCAATTACTCTGCGTCCAAGGCGGGTCAGGTCGGGATGATGAAATCCCTGTCCAAAGAGGTTGCCAAGCGAAAAATCACCGTAAACTGTGTTTCTCCCGGTTTTATCGGTACCGATTTTCTCGACGACCTTAGTGATGAACAGATCAAGGCCTATAAAAAAATGGTCCCGGCCCGGCGCTTTGGCACTCCCGAGGAAGTGGCTGATGCGGTTCTCTTTCTCGCTGGAAAGAATGCAGCCTATATTAATGGCTCAGTTCTGGAAGTAACAGGAGGACTGTGATGGAAGCCACGCAAGAAGCGTCCCAAAGCAAGGAACCCATGAACCAGGGGTTTATTGAGGAGCGCATCCCCCATCGCGCCCCTTTTCTCTGGCTTGACCGTATCCTGGAGTTAGACGAAACAAGTATTCGGGCTGAAAAATTCATCCCCGAGGACCTCGACGTTTTTCAGGGGCATTACCCTGATTACCCTATCATGCCAGGTGTTCTCCTCTGCGAGGCAATCTTCCAGGCCGGAGCCCTGCTGATCAGCGAAACCATGCGCGGCAAAGAGGAGATAAACGGCGTTCCAGTGCTGACCCGAATTCTCGGGGCAAAATTCAAGCGCGAGGTCGGTCCCGGCGACACCATTGAGCTTCAGGCTACGCTCAAGGAACGCGTTGGTCCGGCCTGGTTCATGAAAGGCAGCGTACGGATCAAGGGCAAAATTGCAGTACAGGTTGAATTTGCCTGTGCGTTAAAAGCAGAATAACCAGGACAAACACATGGGCTTTCTTCAACTGGAAGGAAAAAAAATTGTTATCTTCGGGCTCGCCAACAGAAAGTCGGTAGCCTGTGCCATCGGCAAAGTCCTGGTGGAAGCCGGAGCAGAGCTCATTCATGTGGTACGGAGCGAGGAACGGGCCAAGGCCTGTCGCAAGCTCTTCCCGGACAGCCCGGTCTTTTGCTGCGATGTGGAAGAGGAAGAGAATATCATCCGGGTGCGTGATGAGATCGCCGATCAGGTCAGTGGCCCGCTGGCAGGCATTGTCCATTCCATTGCCTTTGCCAATTACTCGGAAGGCCTGAAGCCCTTTCACGGCACCTTAAAGAAAGACTTTCTCCAGGCAGTGAACATCTCCTGCTTCTCCTTTATCTCCATAGCCAACCATTTTAAAGACCTGTTGGCCCCGGACGCCTCCCTGATCACCATCTCCATTTCCACCACCCGGATGGCAGCAGAAAATTACGGCTATATGGCACCGGTCAAGGCGGCCCTGGATTCTTCCCTCTGCTTTCTGGCCAAATCTTTTTCCGCCTTTTCTCAGGTCCGCTTTAATGCGGTCAATCCCAGCCTGCTCAAGACCTCAGCCTCGGCTGGCATCCCCGGCTATATTGATTCCTACCTCTTTGCCGAGCAGGCAATTCCGCGCAAAAAAGCCCTGAAAACCAGCGAGGTTGCTAACACCGCCGCATTTCTCCTCTCTGAACGTTCTTCCGGGATCAATGGTCAGACTATTGTGGTGGATGCAGGCATGAGTTCAAACTATTTTGACAAAGACATTATCAGCAAGGTGGTCAGCTAATGGCTACGGGAAAACAAAATTTTCTGTCCCGCCTCCTGGGCATGGCCCGGCATACAGTTGGCGTATTTCGGGCAAAAGAGACCCCGTTCTACGTCAAAATCATCCTGGGACTCGGTCTGATCTATATTGCTTCCCCCTGGGATCTTCTCCCGGAAGCCGTACCGATCCTTGGCATTCTGGATGATTTTACCTTGGCGGCCCTACTCATTGCCTGGGCAAATGGCTTTCGCTTGCCTGATAATAATAATGATGATGTTGGCGATGATAATAAATAAAACAGCAAGGTAGGGGGACGGCGCGCTGTCCCCCTACTGAAATCGCGATATTTCAAGGCAGGAGGCAGGCTCCAGGACAGGCAGAGGGGCCTTCTCCCCTACGACACTACAAAAAAAATGCTCACAGCGCTCCAGAAAAAAATCCTGCTCCGCCTGGCGCGGCAGACCATCGAAAAAGAACTTGGTCAGGAGGCAAGCGATCCTGTGACAGCGGAAGAGCTGGACGACCCTGAACTCCGCCAGCATCACGGTGTTTTTGTCACCCTGAATCTGGATGGCACGCTCCGGGGCTGTATAGGCAGCCTACTCGGACTGGAGCCACTCATCGCCGGAGTACGCCGCCATGCCATTAATGCGGCACTGCGGGATAATCGTTTCCCCCTGCTCACCGTGAACGAACTGGCAGAGGTGCTTATAGAAATTTCTATCCTCACCCCTCCCAAAAATCTGGAGTATACTGACAGCATAGATCTGGTCAGCCGCTTACAACCCGGCGTTGACGGAGTGATCCTCAAGGTACCTGCTGGCGCGGGAGCAACCTTTCTTCCCCAGGTATGGGAACAACTCCCGGAACCCGAGACCTTTCTCCGCCACCTCTGTATCAAGGCGGGACTTCCTGCGGATAGTTGGCAACACGGGGACCTCACGGTACAGACCTATCAGGCCCATCATTTTGACGAACGAAAAATCTCACCATAATCATGAAGGAAATAACTCTCTCCCCGCAACTGACCACGGAAATCGAAGCAATCTATCAGGCCATGCAGGAAGGATACGAGCAGGTCGCCAGCCAAGTCGGCCTGACCTGCGCTGACTGCCCGGATAATTGCTGTGATTCCTATTTTCTCCATCACACCTACAGCGAATGGGCCTACCTCTGGCAGGGGCTTGGTCAACTGAGCAGCGAAGAGCTTGCAGATATTACAGAACGAGCAAAAGCATATATTGCACAATGCGCTGAGCCATTGGCTCAAGGCAGGCTTCCCCAGATTATGTGTCCACTCCTCAATGAAAAGGGACTTTGCAGCCTGTATCAACACCGCATGTTGGTCTGCCGGATGCACGGAATTCCAGCCACTGTCACCAGACCAGATGGACAGCCCATGCGCTTTCCTGGCTGCTTCCGTTGTCAGGAAATCGTGAGGGAAAAATACAGCCCGGAAAACGAAGCACCGGCCATGAACCGCACCCAGCTTTTCCGCCAGCTGGCCGCCTTGGAATCCCGTCTTCTTGAAGAACGACGTCACCTCTACCCCAAGGTCAAAAAAACCATTGCGGAAATGATCGTTGAAGGGCCTCCGGCAGTGCCCCTCCCCCATTGTGAACGATAAAGTGACCGATAAACCGGTGCAAAACGAGACGAGTAGCGAAACCACTATTCCTACGATGGAGCGAGCCAATGAAACCAGATGACTCTCCACAAAAAATCGCAGAAGAGATCATAGCTGGAGCAAGCATTGATCATGCAACAGCCTACGCGCTGTCCCGTTCTGCGGATCAGGCAGCTGTCTGGGCTGCTGCTGATGAGCTCCGTCGTTACTTCATGGGCAATCGCTTTCATCTCTGCTCTATCATCAATGCCCGGAGCGGCAACTGCTCAGAAAACTGCCGTTTCTGCGCCCAATCAGCTCGCTATCAAACCGGAGCGGCTATTTACGATCTGATCAACAGCGACCAAGCTATTAAGATCGCCCTGGATAACGAGGCCCACGGAGTTCATCGACTTTCTCTGGTCACCAGTGGCCATTCCATCGACAAAGAAGCTTGGGAAGAATTATCCAAGCTCTATGCCCAAATCAACGAAAAGACCTCGATGGAACTCTGCGCCTCGATGGGGTTCCTGGATCGTGAGCAGGCGGAACAGCTGGCAGAGGCCGGGATCACCCGCTATCATTGCAATCTGGAAACCAATGAGAAGCGTTTTCCTGAGATTTGTACCACCCATAGCTGGCATGACAAAATCGACACCCTGGTTATTGCAGCGGAAGCGGGCATGTCAGTTTGTTCCGGTGGAATCATCGGCATGGGAGAAACCATGAAGGACCGGATAGAACTGGCCTTTGAACTCTGGGAAATCGGGGTACAGTCCATTCCCATCAATATCCTGACGCCTATTGCAGGCACCCCTCTTGCCGAGTTTGAGCCACTTCCTGCCGAAGAAATCCTCACCACCATCGCCCTGTTCCGTTTTATCAACCCGGATGCGGTGATCCGTATTGCCGGAGGCAGGCAGCAGCTCGGCAAGGAGCAATATCGTTGCTTTGCTGCCGGGGCCAATGGAGCTATTGTCGGGAATTATTTAACCACGACCGGAAGCTCCATTGCCGAGGACCTTGAGGCCTTAAAAAAGATGGGGTTTACCGTGTAGCCATGTCACGGAAAAAATTCAACACCACTGGCCCCTGCCTGGAAGAACGCCACTACATGCTCCCACCGGAGCAACGACTTGCTGAGGTGCGTGACCTGATTGACGACCACGCTTTTTTTGTCATTCACGCTCCCCGGAAAACCGGTAAGACAACCTTGCTGCGCAACCTCTCCCGACGCCTGACGCAGGAGGGAAAGTACGCAGCCCTAACTATCTCTCTGGAAAGCTTCATCCGATCAGATGTTCAGCAGGCAATGCCGGGAATTTTAGCAAGGCTCCACTACGACTCCGAATATCAGCTTACTGAAGAACTCAGACCACCTGCACCGGATCTCTGCAAGACAACACCCGATGTTGCTCTCCTGACCTACCTGTCTATCTGGAGCAAAAACATTGCTCGTCCGCTTGTCCTTTTTCTGGACGAAATCGATTCCATCTCTGGCCCACTCCTGCTTTCCGTTCTCCGTCAGCTCCGAGATGGCTACACCTCACGCCCTGCTCCCTTTCCCCAAAGCGTCGCTCTGGTCGGCCTCAAAGACGTGCGCGACTACAAAATACAGATCAGAGAAGATGTCAAAAGTCTAGGTACGGCCAGTCCCTTTAATGGCAAGGCTCGCTCGTTGACTATGCGCAACTTCACGAAACCGGAGGTGCTGGATCTGCTACATCAACATACCAGGACAACCGGCCAGGAGTTTGAAGCAGATGCTGCTGCGGAAATCTTCCGCCTGACCCGTGGTCAACCTTGGCTGACCAATGCCTTGGCTGCGCAACTGGTCACGGATTACGATGCCCTGGTCAAAGACCCTTCCTGTCCGGTCCGAAAACAGGATGTCACCAAAGCGCGGGAAATCCTTATCGAACGCCGGGATACCCACCTGGACAGCCTTGTTGATAAACTGCATGAGCCGAGGGTTCAATCGGTTCTTGAACCGATCATGACCGGAGGGATTTCCACGAATGCCACTTACAACGATGATTTCTCCTATGTCAGAGACCTCGGTCTGGTTGAAGTAGTCAACGGGACCCGGCAGATTGCCAACCCCATCTATCGGGAAATCATTCCCCGTGTACTGTCCCATCAGATCCAAACCGCTATCCCGGATGAACCGGCCTGGTTTGTTGCTGAAGATGGCTCTCTGGATATCACCTTGCTTATTCAGGGCTTCATCAAATTCTGGCGACGGCACGGAGAAATCCTGCTCCGGGGCATGCCCTATCATGAGGCAGCACCTCATCTCGTGTTCATGGCTTATTTGCAGCGAATCGTCAATTCAGGCGGCTATATAGAACGGGAATTTGCAGTGGGTACAGGTCATGCTGATCTGGTAGTGGATTTTCAGGGAAGGCAGGATATTATTGAGCTGAAACTGCTGCGAGGTTCCTATACTCGGCCTGAAGGGGTGGAACAGGTCGCAGGCTATGCAACCCGCCTCAGCCGGGATCGGGGCTATTTGCTGATCTTTGATCCCACTTCAGAGACTCCCTGGGAAGAACGCGGGAAGGTGGAGATTGAGCAGTGCCTGGATGTTGCAGTGGTGGTGCTGGAGGCATAGAGGTCATTTTGTAAACCATGATGACGTCCATCATTAAAAAAGTTAATCAGATAAAATCTCCTATGAAAAAAAATAGTAACATACCTGTATATAACCTTACAGAAGAACATAATTTGAACTCAGAAATCGGAGTCGGAACCTGCCTTGACGATCTAATATTTTGTCTCGAACAAGGTTATTTTCTCATATGGGAGGCAGTTGTCCGGTATGAGCAGGGGCTTCCTCTGTCTAAACCACAGAAGAATGCTCTCAACGACCTTGTATCATTCAGCGATGATGAGACAGCAATTCTGTATATTGATGAAATGCCCCGACCTGCTGAACCCTGGTATGAAACTGTACGCAAAATTGCTCCCAAACTACTTCTTGAACCTTTCAAGACCTTTGACGTACACGACGAAATATATCACGATGGGTGGCCAGGACTTATTGATGCTATAGAAGAACATGCTTGCGACCTGTCTCTCCCTGAAGGAATCTCTTCTCCAGATGAAGTGGTGCAACCCGATATCCGTCATAAATTATGGCTCCAATACTGCTTTGACGAGCTCAGCGGATTGGGGCAAGACGATGAACTGACACTGGCAAATGAAGACCAGAAGTCGTGGCGGATTGAAGGGTTTATTGATCTTCTCAAAGAATGCAAAGACAGTGTGGAGTTTCTCGACCTTACCCTGAACGATCTTTTAAAAATGGTTATCTTGCTACCAGAAGACGAAAAAATCCTGGTTGAGTCGCTTATGGATGAGCTGGGCATAAAATCCCCTTCTGATAAACTTGCTCATGTGTTATAGGTGAAGCAGCAGGACACGAACTGTGCTGCCCGATTCAACAGAGATAAAAAGGGATCTGCGCTCACTGGACTCGAATCCTTCTAGTACATTATCGAGAAGAAAATAAAAAAATAATATAAAATAAAATAGTTAAAATGGTATTTTTTCGCTTTTGGAAGAGTAAAAACATGACGGAGCAAGAGGCATTGGATAGCATTCCAGATGACTGGGCTAAAGATATCTCCCCAGCAGAACTGAAAGAAAGAACAAACGCAATGTGGCCTTCGGTAGTCCGTGGGCTTGCTGAAGAGAGAGGAGTTCGTATTTCGCCCTCAGATACTACAGACAAAATTATCTCAAAGCTAGCCAGGCAACAAAGGCGGAGCAAGGCTAATATCTTACAATCATTGAGAGATACCTGTTTACAGAACTCCAAGATTGATATTTTCACAGAAAAATATGGTCATTTATTTACGCAAGATAAGCATGGGGAGCTATCTTATTCACTTCCCATGTTACGAAAAATTACAGGACTGGACTTGTAACTTCTTGAGTTGCCATTTTCTAACTTTTTGCGAATTCATCAAAATTACGATAAACTCATCAACCCAACAGGATTCCCCTTCTCCAAAAACGCCCTGAATTCATCCGAAATCCTCTCCTCAGCCGCAATACGTTCCCAGAACGCATAAGCCATCTCTTCTATCCGCTGCAAAGCAGCCTGATCAACAAACTTAGTCTTGGTCAACTTTCTCGGGACAAAATGATACGGTGCCACTTCCCCACCACTTTTCGGTGCAAAGCCCATAGAGCACATATCGTATATAGGCAACAAGCTGAACATATCCCCCTCCATCGCCATGCTTATATTACCTAAATGCATGTCGGTATTATTGATCAACTTGCCAAAGAACCAGAGACATTCAGCCTCATAAACATGCTCCGCACTGATGAGCCCTTGTTCAAATAATGTTTCACACACCTGCGGCCATCCGGCCCCTATCCCGGTAAACTCCGCATCAAGAGAAGAAAGGGAAATCATAGACATTCTGCCATACTCACCAACCCTGTCAAATCGCTGGGACTCCAAAAACAGCCGACCACCTGCTTCCAATAATCGTGTTGCAGCAACAGAATACCCCCTTTCATCAAGAATCTGGGCAGCATGATACTCTGTCAGGAGAATATCGCGCCAGCGCCGGGCAA contains:
- a CDS encoding SDR family oxidoreductase — translated: MGFLQLEGKKIVIFGLANRKSVACAIGKVLVEAGAELIHVVRSEERAKACRKLFPDSPVFCCDVEEEENIIRVRDEIADQVSGPLAGIVHSIAFANYSEGLKPFHGTLKKDFLQAVNISCFSFISIANHFKDLLAPDASLITISISTTRMAAENYGYMAPVKAALDSSLCFLAKSFSAFSQVRFNAVNPSLLKTSASAGIPGYIDSYLFAEQAIPRKKALKTSEVANTAAFLLSERSSGINGQTIVVDAGMSSNYFDKDIISKVVS
- the fabG gene encoding 3-oxoacyl-ACP reductase FabG, with the protein product MSTFTEQKAVVTGATRGIGRAITEALLAQGASVIGLYSGNAQAAEECIASCPSPERLQLHKVDVSNYQAVEGFFQQVEEEFDSIDILVNNAGIRRDAALAMMPQQDWNQVIDINLTGGYNMCKFAVQLMMKQKYGRIVFITSPMGHLGFAGQANYSASKAGQVGMMKSLSKEVAKRKITVNCVSPGFIGTDFLDDLSDEQIKAYKKMVPARRFGTPEEVADAVLFLAGKNAAYINGSVLEVTGGL
- the amrA gene encoding AmmeMemoRadiSam system protein A, whose amino-acid sequence is MLTALQKKILLRLARQTIEKELGQEASDPVTAEELDDPELRQHHGVFVTLNLDGTLRGCIGSLLGLEPLIAGVRRHAINAALRDNRFPLLTVNELAEVLIEISILTPPKNLEYTDSIDLVSRLQPGVDGVILKVPAGAGATFLPQVWEQLPEPETFLRHLCIKAGLPADSWQHGDLTVQTYQAHHFDERKISP
- a CDS encoding ATP-binding protein; the encoded protein is MSRKKFNTTGPCLEERHYMLPPEQRLAEVRDLIDDHAFFVIHAPRKTGKTTLLRNLSRRLTQEGKYAALTISLESFIRSDVQQAMPGILARLHYDSEYQLTEELRPPAPDLCKTTPDVALLTYLSIWSKNIARPLVLFLDEIDSISGPLLLSVLRQLRDGYTSRPAPFPQSVALVGLKDVRDYKIQIREDVKSLGTASPFNGKARSLTMRNFTKPEVLDLLHQHTRTTGQEFEADAAAEIFRLTRGQPWLTNALAAQLVTDYDALVKDPSCPVRKQDVTKAREILIERRDTHLDSLVDKLHEPRVQSVLEPIMTGGISTNATYNDDFSYVRDLGLVEVVNGTRQIANPIYREIIPRVLSHQIQTAIPDEPAWFVAEDGSLDITLLIQGFIKFWRRHGEILLRGMPYHEAAPHLVFMAYLQRIVNSGGYIEREFAVGTGHADLVVDFQGRQDIIELKLLRGSYTRPEGVEQVAGYATRLSRDRGYLLIFDPTSETPWEERGKVEIEQCLDVAVVVLEA
- the bioB gene encoding biotin synthase BioB, which gives rise to MKPDDSPQKIAEEIIAGASIDHATAYALSRSADQAAVWAAADELRRYFMGNRFHLCSIINARSGNCSENCRFCAQSARYQTGAAIYDLINSDQAIKIALDNEAHGVHRLSLVTSGHSIDKEAWEELSKLYAQINEKTSMELCASMGFLDREQAEQLAEAGITRYHCNLETNEKRFPEICTTHSWHDKIDTLVIAAEAGMSVCSGGIIGMGETMKDRIELAFELWEIGVQSIPINILTPIAGTPLAEFEPLPAEEILTTIALFRFINPDAVIRIAGGRQQLGKEQYRCFAAGANGAIVGNYLTTTGSSIAEDLEALKKMGFTV
- the fabZ gene encoding 3-hydroxyacyl-ACP dehydratase FabZ, with the protein product MEATQEASQSKEPMNQGFIEERIPHRAPFLWLDRILELDETSIRAEKFIPEDLDVFQGHYPDYPIMPGVLLCEAIFQAGALLISETMRGKEEINGVPVLTRILGAKFKREVGPGDTIELQATLKERVGPAWFMKGSVRIKGKIAVQVEFACALKAE
- a CDS encoding YkvA family protein — translated: MATGKQNFLSRLLGMARHTVGVFRAKETPFYVKIILGLGLIYIASPWDLLPEAVPILGILDDFTLAALLIAWANGFRLPDNNNDDVGDDNK
- a CDS encoding YkgJ family cysteine cluster protein produces the protein MKEITLSPQLTTEIEAIYQAMQEGYEQVASQVGLTCADCPDNCCDSYFLHHTYSEWAYLWQGLGQLSSEELADITERAKAYIAQCAEPLAQGRLPQIMCPLLNEKGLCSLYQHRMLVCRMHGIPATVTRPDGQPMRFPGCFRCQEIVREKYSPENEAPAMNRTQLFRQLAALESRLLEERRHLYPKVKKTIAEMIVEGPPAVPLPHCER